The Thermocrinis ruber genome has a window encoding:
- a CDS encoding copper resistance protein B has product MKKLIALSLLALSPMLPIFAIAYGEEIKPMHSTRFGGFFVDKLEYRTKNKDLKFHIYSFYGGDHHKLWVDVEGERGLKNSEWLLERADLLFVKAISGSWDLRAGVGYAGSNEGGRSKLVLGVNGLAPYGFDVEANLNLTNKGELYGKLEVEYELLITQRLILQPSFEVLASTKKIEPLGVGSGLSKTESALKLRYEIKREFAPYVGVSWERHFGQTKEMVGERDLINFLVGLKTWF; this is encoded by the coding sequence ATGAAAAAGCTAATTGCCCTTAGCCTTTTGGCGTTAAGCCCTATGTTGCCGATATTTGCCATAGCCTATGGAGAAGAGATAAAGCCCATGCATTCAACAAGGTTCGGTGGCTTCTTTGTGGATAAGTTGGAATACAGAACTAAAAACAAAGACCTAAAGTTTCACATCTACTCCTTTTACGGAGGAGACCACCACAAGCTGTGGGTTGATGTGGAGGGAGAAAGGGGGCTAAAAAATAGCGAGTGGCTACTTGAAAGGGCGGACTTGCTGTTTGTAAAGGCTATCTCAGGCTCTTGGGACCTAAGGGCGGGCGTGGGCTACGCGGGTAGCAACGAGGGTGGAAGGTCAAAGCTCGTGCTGGGTGTGAATGGTCTGGCACCCTACGGGTTTGACGTGGAGGCAAACCTAAACCTAACCAACAAAGGAGAGCTTTACGGAAAGCTTGAAGTGGAGTATGAACTTTTGATAACCCAGAGGCTCATCCTTCAACCGAGCTTTGAGGTTTTGGCAAGCACCAAAAAGATAGAACCCCTTGGAGTTGGGAGCGGTCTAAGTAAGACAGAGTCAGCCCTAAAGTTGAGGTATGAAATAAAGAGGGAATTTGCACCTTATGTGGGCGTCTCTTGGGAAAGACATTTCGGACAGACTAAGGAAATGGTTGGAGAAAGGGACCTTATAAACTTCCTGGTGGGCTTAAAAACTTGGTTCTGA
- a CDS encoding class I SAM-dependent methyltransferase — MNRALCPVCGAVSEKVLSSYRSQYSPEDYKLYKCENCDMEWWEPLKMQCYLYEEGLFPGYEKLHSLPNLKLGSNHRAFFKNFPGPWSGRLLDVGCGNGKFLMVAKSYGFDVWGIDIDRQSVEIAKSVLGNNIYFMELRQFVKFAKERNLEFDVITFFEVLEHQDRPIEFLESIKSILKKGGYVAGSVPNRDRWIIDETEWDYPPHHLLRFSKKSLETTLKVAGFSNIKVISLDFSFKLKEWLSYIKERYINISSLQGFIRTILSVPLSLVFIGDLIGRGPYLYFQARKI, encoded by the coding sequence ATGAACAGAGCCCTATGTCCCGTTTGTGGAGCAGTAAGTGAAAAGGTGTTATCTTCATACCGTTCGCAGTATAGCCCTGAAGACTACAAGCTCTACAAGTGTGAAAATTGTGATATGGAGTGGTGGGAGCCCTTAAAGATGCAGTGCTATCTTTACGAAGAGGGGTTGTTTCCGGGATATGAAAAGTTACACAGCCTACCAAACCTAAAACTCGGTTCAAACCACAGGGCTTTCTTTAAGAACTTTCCCGGACCTTGGAGTGGGAGGCTGTTAGATGTGGGATGCGGAAACGGAAAGTTTTTAATGGTAGCCAAAAGCTATGGCTTTGATGTGTGGGGTATAGATATAGACAGACAAAGCGTAGAAATAGCAAAAAGTGTTCTTGGAAACAACATATACTTTATGGAATTGAGGCAATTTGTTAAATTCGCTAAAGAAAGAAATCTTGAATTTGATGTAATCACTTTCTTTGAGGTTCTTGAGCACCAAGACAGACCCATTGAGTTCCTTGAAAGTATAAAGAGCATACTAAAAAAAGGAGGATATGTGGCGGGAAGCGTGCCCAACAGAGACAGGTGGATTATAGATGAGACCGAATGGGATTATCCACCCCACCACCTTTTAAGATTTTCAAAAAAATCATTGGAGACAACCCTGAAAGTTGCGGGTTTTAGCAATATAAAGGTAATAAGCTTAGACTTTTCCTTCAAACTTAAGGAGTGGCTCTCCTATATAAAAGAAAGGTATATAAACATTTCTTCGTTGCAAGGATTTATCAGGACAATTCTTTCTGTGCCATTAAGCTTGGTCTTCATCGGAGACCTTATAGGCAGGGGACCCTATCTGTATTTTCAAGCTAGAAAAATCTAA
- the carA gene encoding glutamine-hydrolyzing carbamoyl-phosphate synthase small subunit, producing the protein MKRAILALEDGTYFVGYSFGAEGETLGEVVFNTSMTGYQEILTDPSYKGQIVVLTYTQIGNYGVNDEDVESDRVQVNGLVIKELSPIYSNWRAKKSLDEYLKENQVLGIWGIDTRALVKRIREKGAIKGIISTVDLDPKSLVQKAKNYADISELDLVQEVATKEIYYWNEGDWDLRRGYILKENQKPLIAVVDFGVKKNILRRLTQEGARVVVIPPENAQRTIEQIKPSAIFLSNGPGDPQRVVEGIRLVRAYMEKLPIMGICLGHQIIGLALGGRTYKLKFGHHGGNHPVKDLRTGRIHITAQNHNFAVDPESLKDVEITHINLLDQTLEGFRHKYLPIYCVQFHPEASPGPHDAFDVFKEFISLACQTQ; encoded by the coding sequence ATGAAAAGAGCCATCTTAGCCCTTGAAGATGGAACCTACTTTGTGGGTTATTCCTTCGGTGCAGAGGGGGAGACCTTAGGGGAGGTGGTCTTTAACACTTCCATGACTGGGTATCAGGAGATCCTCACGGACCCCTCCTACAAAGGGCAGATCGTAGTCCTAACTTACACCCAAATAGGAAACTACGGGGTAAACGATGAGGATGTGGAGTCCGATAGAGTTCAGGTTAATGGGCTTGTAATAAAGGAGCTTTCTCCCATATACAGCAACTGGAGGGCAAAGAAGTCTTTGGACGAGTATTTGAAAGAAAACCAAGTTTTAGGTATATGGGGCATAGACACGAGGGCTCTGGTCAAAAGAATAAGGGAAAAGGGTGCCATAAAGGGCATCATATCCACCGTAGATTTGGACCCAAAGAGTTTGGTTCAGAAGGCAAAAAACTACGCAGACATTTCGGAGCTGGACCTGGTCCAAGAGGTTGCCACCAAGGAGATATACTACTGGAATGAAGGAGACTGGGACCTAAGGAGGGGATATATACTTAAGGAAAACCAAAAGCCCCTCATTGCGGTGGTGGATTTTGGCGTCAAAAAGAACATACTCAGAAGGCTCACCCAAGAGGGAGCAAGGGTGGTGGTGATCCCACCGGAGAATGCCCAGAGGACCATAGAACAGATTAAACCTTCCGCCATCTTTCTTTCCAACGGACCGGGAGACCCACAAAGGGTGGTGGAGGGCATAAGGTTGGTGCGCGCATACATGGAAAAACTGCCCATCATGGGCATATGCCTTGGGCATCAGATCATAGGCTTAGCCCTCGGCGGAAGGACCTACAAGCTGAAGTTTGGACATCACGGAGGGAACCATCCGGTAAAGGACCTGCGCACTGGGAGAATTCACATAACCGCCCAAAACCACAACTTTGCGGTAGATCCCGAGAGCCTCAAAGATGTAGAGATAACCCACATAAACCTTTTGGACCAAACACTGGAGGGCTTTAGGCACAAGTATCTGCCCATATACTGCGTCCAGTTTCATCCGGAGGCATCTCCGGGACCACACGACGCCTTTGACGTGTTCAAAGAGTTTATAAGCCTTGCATGTCAAACACAGTAA